From Cucumis melo cultivar AY chromosome 3, USDA_Cmelo_AY_1.0, whole genome shotgun sequence:
ACTTCATGGCTCTACATCTAACAAAAGTGAAATAAAACTTCCAAAACAATTGAAGGAAGAAGATCAAGAAAATCCACCAAGTCGTGCCACAGAGGTCCTACAAAAAAGATTACTCCTCTAAACAACACTATTATTTTATCCCaggaaaaaagagagattgtAAAAAACCTGAAactgaaaaaaattgaaagtataCCAAAGAGTATACATGCATATAAAATGGTAACCTAAAAAATAGGCGATCTAGAATACTTGGTAAACCGTACCTTTGCACTTCTTGAGTGGATAGTGCAAGGCAATTATCATAGATGTGATAAAACAATACTACCTTTCAAAAACATATCGTAGAAACATAATGAGAGAAATATATTATTCTTAAGCCCTTCCGTTAGATGTCTACAGAAGCAATCAACTACTATGACAAAAAAGAACAGAGATAGCAAATGCAGGAAACATAGTTCTATGACTTGTCTAATTAGCTAATTTGATTAAGATAATAAGTCAAATTGTTAATGCCAGTTAGTTAATTCTATTGATTAGTCCAATCGTATACCGAGACTTATAAGTTACTCTCATCTTTCATACAAGTTAAGTCCCCATACTTGCTTTAttgtggattttttttatacataaaaGAGTTTAAACTTCAGAGAGGTTTGGTGGTTTCCCCTTGTGATAAATTTGACGTAAACCACATAAACTTATTGCACTAATCCGGTACCAGAGCTCTTGGTTGTTCCTAAAGAGGAATGACAATGAATGATCAAGAATGGAGTTGATGTTTTGGGGGTTTTCGGGGTCGAGTGATTACAACAATCTTTTTCTTAAGATATTGTTTACATCAGCTCCATCTTTGGCTTTTGTTCACCTGTCACCAAAAAAATTCTTTTCACACTTAGATGTAAAACCACATTCTCAAATGTCTATACTCTCTGAAGTCCTACACTGGATAATACCAAAATCATTTCCCCTCTAGGGTCCCCAATTCTCCTTACTGATAACCACGACACCACTAATTAAATACCACTATCCCCGTTCTACTATCCTGACTAAGATTCCCAATACATCCCTGACTAGTATTTTCACAGATGGTTGGGAGAGTCTAGACTTCTCCAATGCCTCAGGAATTTTGTGCCCAATAACATAACAAATAAAGAGAAATCATCTAGCTTCCCAATTTTGTGCTTGCAACCTATCACATTGCATTGGCCTTTCAAACCAATCTACTATGAAGCAAGGTGGTATTGGTCCTACATTGGTTAGAATGGGATAATCAATGTGGCACTTGAGTGGCTTGGCTCTCCCACCCCAATAGCTTAGCTTTTGGTGTGTGGTTCTCCAAGGTGCTTAAGGACCTGACACAATCATGCAATCTGTTGGATTGAACTCCTTGCACCCATATTGCAGCACACAGTGGAACTATGTCAAATATCATGTGTACAAGAGAAGCTTAAACTAAAAGAACACAGAATAATTGTTTCCTAGCATTGTTAATAATCATTGTAACATAAAAGATGACatgaaaagggaagaaaaactGCTACGGTAACAAACCTGGTCAGAGGAAACTCTTGTCATTTGAGAAACATGGGGACTGGAAATGAGTGCTGCATCTCCATAATTCCTACCAAAACGAGAGAGAGAaacggagagagagagaaacagagagagagagagagtttaaACAAACTTGTCGAGTTTGCAGAAAATGCAAATTTTTTAATATGGTTCAAACCTATTTTCAAGAGAGTTCTTCTGTTCAAGAGTATAATTAGAGCGAGAAGGATTTGTAAGCTTTGCGGTTGTTGAACTAACTGCAGATCCTCTTGGTCTGCCAGCTGATAAAAATGTTATACATGCTTAAAAATGAACTATAGGAAGGAAACTTGCATTTCTTAACTATAACGTGGGTGGCATTGGATTGTTAAGTTGATACCTTCCAGATGTACCCAAAGCAACAAATTCCTATCTTACACACACAcagacacacacatatatatgcCAAAGCGTAACTTACAATCCAATCGTGCTAAAACTTCTCGTCTCCTAACTTCTAGCTTTTCCTTTGTATCAACCAAGCTTTCAAACTCAGGCGCATAAGAGACTTGGAGCCGATTACCAAGGAAAACAAACTCATCCAATTTTCTTTTTGCAAACCTAAAAGTTAAATTGTTATGGTCCAAACTCTGGGGGACAaataaagcattctttgaaacaaaagaaaaaccaGAAGAAAGGTGCAAATACCTGGCATTGGTGACCGAATgaaatttgacaaaataaacGTCTGTGAATTCATCACATTCTTCTGCATCCATGGGTTTACACCTGAGGAGAGTTATTGAAATTATGAGAAGCTAATCCAATCAACCATGGGGGAAGCATGTGATGAGAGAGCGGTAAAAAAGTATCATCCCATCTGAGGAATTAGAAAAGAAAGTATGGGAATTAGGAAGGGGAAACGAGAATTGAAGTTACTCTTCAAGGTTCCCGTAGGAGGAGAACAGTTTGTGCAAGCCATCTCCACAACCCAAGGCTGGGACGTTCCTCACAATCAAATACCTGTTGAATTTCAAAATGAAGAAGCTAAATAGATCTTCCTTCGATCATGCGGAGGAGAAATACCAGAGGTGGAATGGACCTTGACTCATCGCAAACTGTATAGGCGCGAACCGCAAGGGGCTCGTCTCTAAAACGAGGCATCCTCCAACAACCCGCTTTCTCTCAATTTCGATTTCCGATTTCCAATTTCCAGTTATCTAATCTAACCCCGCCCTTTTTCTACATTTGTCCATAGTTGTTTACGTTGTTTTCTTGAAGTTAAACCGTTTAGTTACCTCAATTGGCAAAATCACAAATTAAGCACACAAGGGTTCCGGCAAAACCCTCAACTGATTCGAATGCCCTAGCTTGCCTTTCGGATTGAGCGTCCTTTTTTTAAGTAGCAGTCGTTGTAGCTCTTTAGTTGTTTCACTCACAAATTGAAACTCATCAAGACCTGTGGGTCGGATTTGTCGTAAAATTCAGATCAGATGCTTGGTTTGAGGCTACGGCGTCCAACTCGAGATGCTTCTCCCGATCGTTCCCCCGAGATTTTTGTCATGATTTAGCAGAAAAATGGGTTCTCAATCGgaggaataagggatccatggataaagatGGAATTTGGGGCAACTACacaaaaaaattccaaaattatAAACGAATACATAGGTTAGTTGACACTATGCAGTTAGTATATCAGTTTATTGATATACGAAATATAAAGTTTGTCGGTTGAATAGCatactaaatataaatataaaagaatcaTATATTTGTTCAATATAAAAGAACCAGATATTTGAAACAGAGTAAATAGAAGTCCATCAATGACATTATCTAAGCATTTGATAAGtgtaaatttcaaaattatcctGAGTGTGTTTGAAAAATGTACTTTTAAGTAagttttagaaaaagaaatctaGACAAAATTGATTTTCTAAGTATTATGTTTGATTTCATAAGTTAATTTAGGACGATTAAATTATTTACTTGATTCGAGGTTTAGTGATATATAAATTATGCATGCGTGTATAAtttatatagatatataaattATGCAAACttgtaaaaattgaaaatttaaattatattgttCGAAAGTTCGAAGTTTTGATGCATATATGAAAGTTAAATATAACTCCACAATTCAAGCAAATAAATTGATATTCACCTTTAATTTTATTGCTAAATTGTTTCGTACAATGATATTTTGAGTAGagtaaatatttataatacaTATATTGAAAAAGAATTCAATAACGGTAAACACCTTTTATTTAGATATCtagaataaaagaaaagtaTTCTCAAATAGCTAACCAAcaatatttaatataaaaattacTTGTCAACTAATTAAACCaaaatcaatttaaaatgaattaaaattttcctaaaatcaattttagctTATTACAAGCACCTTCGTTTGAGTAGGAGTGATTGGTTTGGACCGTTTActcccaaacacaccctaagtTAGTAAAAAAAACCCAATCGAAGGGGTATAAGAACTTATTAACGATGTATGTGTTCCATCTGTATGCCAAGCCAGATTAACGATTTTCAGGAATTGGGAAAACAATAAAGAGAACGAAGTTAACGAGTAGAAGAAAAGATGAATATGTTGGCCCTGTCCTGCTTTTGTCATACTTTGATATCACGGAATTTAACACTGATTTTTATATAACGGTTCACATTGACAACAGAAAAATGTTGTAATTTATTCCAACGAACAAGAGAGAAAATGTTCCTCAAAATAAAAGCACGTCCTCATAGTCTAAGAAACCATAGCTCCATTTGCATATAACAAAAAATTGATAAAGATCAAAAGTTCTTCAAGGTAGAGGGATGACATATCATATCAAGGGACCAGGCGCTCAGTACCTGTGAGACAACTTTTCCTTCTCCTTGTACTGCTGTACGTACCTGCATCCATTTACAGACATGATCATGCCGTCAATGCGTGGAGATCAAAATTAAGATATGCTTCCACATGTTCATCAACCATAGCGGTATTTTCCACCAATCAATCAACTAATACAGGTCGTCTATCCTATACATGTAATGTGTAACATATACGCAAATGATACTTCAATCAAAATTCAAGAAAATAGAAGGAAAAAACATCAGGTCTTGTCTAACACTAACACCGCATTAGACATCTTTTGCATTTTGATGCATTATGCACAGTTTagataagaaagaaaattttagGCATTTTAAGAAAAGTGAAAATCTTCCAGAAAGTTATTAGAAACAAGAATAATCTtcaaaaacattaaaacaaaataaagatccAAACCATTCCATTTCCATCTAGTGCTCAAAATTCTTATACAAAAGTGTTTTCTCGTGCATGGACATGCCCCAAAAAAATTATTCTTACGTCCCACTTAAAGAGCATGGATTAGTCAATACGATATCATCCAACATGAGTTTGGGATTGTTTTTTTAAACCTCTTGCCCGGATCAATCTTGGATGAGGGGATGGTACTTCTTGATGTCTTTTCTATATAATCTATATCTAAAATACTATTACTTCCACCCTATGCAATAAAGAACTAGTTTTGCTAATTACAAACAGACTAGAGCAATTAAAACTATACACATACCCGAGAAGGGTGATTAAATATCAGATTGACATGACCTAGGAACAATTTCAGTCAAGTAAAACAACGCCTATAct
This genomic window contains:
- the LOC103487697 gene encoding uncharacterized protein LOC103487697 isoform X2 produces the protein MDAEECDEFTDVYFVKFHSVTNARFAKRKLDEFVFLGNRLQVSYAPEFESLVDTKEKLEVRRREVLARLDSGRPRGSAVSSTTAKLTNPSRSNYTLEQKNSLENRNYGDAALISSPHVSQMTRVSSDQDYFASESMNQTVHLVREKLDKIQSSSEHLQAGPASKKSRLDNRRRI
- the LOC103487697 gene encoding uncharacterized protein LOC103487697 isoform X1 is translated as MPRFRDEPLAVRAYTVCDESRYLIVRNVPALGCGDGLHKLFSSYGNLEECKPMDAEECDEFTDVYFVKFHSVTNARFAKRKLDEFVFLGNRLQVSYAPEFESLVDTKEKLEVRRREVLARLDSGRPRGSAVSSTTAKLTNPSRSNYTLEQKNSLENRNYGDAALISSPHVSQMTRVSSDQDYFASESMNQTVHLVREKLDKIQSSSEHLQAGPASKKSRLDNRRRI